The Metabacillus schmidteae genome has a segment encoding these proteins:
- the essA gene encoding type VII secretion protein EssA, giving the protein MMLKSNKKFIWFLFFVISYLLLQHQVAVAETNIDELVPNDYQKENVKINRDLLLDKQQNQQRTNIPEEQKGLTFEGEKTSNDTEVVSSLFKENSKNLNTIKTKAENLHLFSSTDKVSQGQTVEEEPTSSTSPLSLLIWVLVVICIISLITVILFWNKSTKQKMTTNN; this is encoded by the coding sequence ATGATGCTTAAATCCAACAAAAAATTTATTTGGTTTTTATTCTTTGTCATCAGTTATCTGCTATTGCAACATCAAGTTGCAGTAGCAGAAACGAATATTGATGAGCTCGTCCCAAACGACTATCAAAAGGAAAATGTAAAAATAAATAGAGATTTATTATTAGACAAACAGCAAAATCAACAGCGGACAAATATACCTGAAGAACAAAAAGGATTAACATTTGAAGGTGAAAAAACGTCTAATGATACAGAAGTAGTTTCTTCTTTGTTTAAAGAAAACTCAAAAAATCTGAATACAATTAAAACTAAGGCAGAAAATTTACATTTATTTTCTTCCACAGACAAGGTATCCCAGGGGCAAACAGTAGAGGAAGAACCAACTTCCTCTACAAGCCCTTTATCCCTGTTAATATGGGTGCTCGTCGTGATCTGTATCATATCACTTATCACAGTCATTTTGTTTTGGAACAAATCAACAAAGCAAAAAATGACGACAAATAACTAG
- a CDS encoding YwqH-like family protein has translation MSLSSTLYSIQNTISSRSNDVNEKIERLQKAKSEISSEQSILLQEIEKIKQPDLGKDWTGKRSEEFEDEREQAYNIMKNIGQYSYNSYQYTIESKINVLELERMALNTASALAHEAGDLVHMGEDAIDELSDRISDLKRRLF, from the coding sequence ATGAGTTTATCAAGCACGTTATACTCAATTCAAAACACAATTTCGTCTCGATCAAATGATGTAAATGAAAAAATTGAAAGACTCCAAAAAGCCAAAAGTGAGATTAGTAGTGAACAATCCATTTTATTGCAGGAAATTGAAAAAATTAAACAGCCTGACCTAGGTAAAGACTGGACGGGTAAGCGATCTGAGGAATTTGAAGATGAGAGAGAGCAAGCCTACAACATTATGAAAAACATTGGGCAGTACAGCTACAATAGCTATCAATATACAATTGAAAGCAAAATCAATGTTCTGGAATTGGAAAGAATGGCCTTAAATACTGCTAGTGCATTAGCACATGAGGCAGGAGATTTAGTGCACATGGGGGAGGACGCCATTGATGAGCTTTCCGACCGTATAAGTGATTTGAAAAGGCGGTTATTCTAA
- a CDS encoding YwqI/YxiC family protein, with protein MVTIKLNYEAVTKELNEANSALSSVKLTVPASGDIGRNRLDFTTYFLEREERIHQFINDYVQIVGKNIEDTKANVRSLKEQDEAITRN; from the coding sequence ATGGTTACAATCAAATTAAATTACGAAGCCGTAACAAAGGAGCTTAATGAGGCAAATTCAGCCCTATCATCCGTTAAACTTACAGTCCCTGCCTCTGGTGACATTGGTCGAAATCGCTTGGATTTCACGACTTATTTTCTGGAAAGAGAAGAAAGAATTCATCAGTTCATCAATGATTATGTTCAAATTGTCGGGAAAAACATTGAAGATACAAAAGCAAATGTACGTTCATTGAAGGAACAGGATGAAGCCATTACGAGAAACTAA
- a CDS encoding T7SS effector LXG polymorphic toxin, whose product MANVKVLESKTLIETMEDRATVYKDLREKLDKLKMEFTDIVQLDDNLTGKGADAIKGFYQAQVDVVEALLRFIDMQIAFFNGVSGSIDESNLSGDTIVDVNFLETDLSIQASNHIAMVESQQEDLKKIFRDIDDIVSLDAFSTDQFDTAMSDAKKKREDTVKAVDTLDQQLKEEYMVSESAEYHIAALFQQLLEATAQGNTIHPINFDSQAYKASEAYQLTDEVEQYADEYLTFKEEQEKFREELKKAEELENRPWYEKAWDGVKTFTGEITGYYDYLRASEGVDPVTGEKLTTGQRVAAGAMATAGFIPVVGWAGRIFKGGSAIYKTAKGMNAADRALDVYRTSKTFSNLEMAEMGIYGLVSANGFSEYLTGKDMFGNELTVEQQQNSLAQALGLLAVGGGAYYVNRLQDGSRVLNEVPVENTEKIIEITQADREKLSKWAYPPKEEKYIKYKEVYDNPKYYDQETGNINWPPNDGFDGEPIPTELKKGMLIDRFGAPGGGFFSPEGIPYEQRALALHSDEADYYIYRVLEDFEVTGGKIAPWFDRPGGGTQYIKYHSNGKAYSMEELEELELIEFVSVKKGG is encoded by the coding sequence ATGGCAAACGTGAAAGTACTTGAATCAAAAACGTTAATTGAGACAATGGAGGATCGCGCAACAGTCTATAAAGATTTAAGAGAAAAGCTTGATAAGCTTAAAATGGAATTTACAGATATCGTCCAGCTCGATGATAACCTAACAGGAAAGGGAGCAGATGCCATTAAAGGCTTTTACCAAGCACAAGTTGATGTGGTAGAAGCCTTGCTTCGTTTTATCGACATGCAAATCGCTTTTTTTAATGGTGTATCAGGTTCAATTGATGAATCTAATTTATCAGGTGACACCATTGTGGACGTAAACTTTCTTGAAACAGATCTTTCTATCCAGGCATCAAACCATATCGCAATGGTAGAAAGTCAGCAGGAGGACCTCAAGAAAATCTTTAGAGATATTGATGATATTGTCTCCCTAGACGCTTTTTCAACAGATCAATTTGATACGGCTATGTCTGATGCAAAAAAGAAGCGGGAAGATACTGTTAAAGCCGTAGATACACTAGATCAGCAATTGAAAGAAGAATATATGGTATCAGAAAGTGCCGAGTACCATATAGCAGCCCTCTTTCAACAACTGTTGGAGGCAACGGCCCAAGGAAACACAATCCATCCAATCAATTTCGACTCACAAGCCTACAAAGCAAGTGAAGCCTATCAACTAACAGACGAAGTCGAACAGTACGCAGACGAATACCTCACCTTCAAAGAAGAACAGGAAAAATTCAGAGAAGAGCTGAAAAAAGCAGAAGAACTGGAAAACAGACCATGGTATGAAAAAGCATGGGACGGAGTTAAAACCTTTACAGGAGAAATCACAGGGTATTATGATTATTTACGTGCCTCAGAAGGAGTTGACCCTGTCACTGGCGAAAAATTAACAACAGGGCAACGAGTAGCTGCCGGTGCCATGGCCACAGCCGGCTTCATCCCAGTCGTCGGTTGGGCAGGAAGAATCTTCAAAGGCGGGAGTGCCATCTACAAAACCGCCAAAGGCATGAACGCTGCAGATCGTGCTCTTGATGTCTACCGCACATCCAAAACCTTCTCAAACCTGGAAATGGCCGAGATGGGGATATACGGACTTGTTTCTGCGAATGGGTTTAGTGAGTATCTTACTGGCAAGGATATGTTTGGGAATGAGTTAACGGTTGAACAGCAGCAGAATAGTCTTGCCCAAGCACTTGGATTATTGGCTGTTGGTGGTGGTGCTTATTATGTGAATAGGTTGCAGGATGGAAGTAGAGTACTTAATGAGGTACCTGTAGAGAATACAGAAAAAATAATTGAAATAACGCAGGCCGATAGAGAAAAATTATCTAAATGGGCTTATCCGCCAAAAGAAGAGAAATATATAAAGTATAAGGAAGTTTATGATAATCCTAAATATTATGATCAGGAAACAGGTAATATAAATTGGCCACCTAATGATGGATTTGATGGGGAACCAATCCCTACAGAACTCAAAAAGGGAATGCTTATTGACAGATTTGGCGCGCCAGGTGGTGGTTTCTTTTCACCAGAAGGAATACCTTACGAACAAAGAGCCCTTGCACTACATAGTGATGAGGCAGATTACTATATCTATAGAGTACTTGAAGACTTTGAAGTTACCGGTGGTAAAATAGCTCCTTGGTTTGATAGGCCTGGTGGTGGTACACAATATATTAAATACCATAGTAACGGTAAGGCTTATTCAATGGAAGAGTTAGAAGAGCTTGAATTAATTGAGTTCGTATCAGTTAAAAAAGGTGGATAA
- a CDS encoding MFS transporter has translation MLDKIGIPKHLSWGFLGVMLFMMGDGLEAGWLSPFLIDQGMTVQHTASIFTVYGISLALSSWFSGVCLEAFGAKRTMFMGLLFYIIGTAGFIAFGFETMNYPIMLITYFIKGLGYPLFAYSFLTWVIYRTPKNRLSTAVGWFWIAYCAGMMVLGAWYSSYAIKYFGYINTLWTSIFWACLGAFFALIVNKDKFKKKETTSAKETLNELLKGITIVKKNPRVAAGGVVRIINSLGTYGFPVFLPIHMAEHGIETTVWLQLWGTIFLGNIVFNLVFGFVGDKFGWKNTIIWFGGVGCAVFTVLLYYTPVLANGNIVVTSIVGFIWGGLLAGYVPLGALVPTVAGEDKGAAMSILNLSAGLSSFVAPAIAWAFIGLVGAQGVVWIFGLLYLASAIIVHFIQVPEEDEMRKNTASIAS, from the coding sequence ATGCTCGACAAGATTGGAATACCTAAACACTTAAGCTGGGGCTTTTTAGGCGTAATGCTCTTTATGATGGGAGATGGACTTGAAGCTGGTTGGCTAAGTCCGTTTTTAATTGACCAAGGGATGACTGTTCAACATACTGCATCCATTTTCACCGTTTACGGAATTTCGCTTGCCCTTTCTTCTTGGTTTTCAGGTGTATGTTTAGAAGCATTTGGCGCAAAACGTACAATGTTTATGGGACTCTTATTTTATATTATTGGAACAGCTGGGTTTATAGCTTTTGGTTTTGAAACTATGAATTATCCAATCATGCTGATCACGTACTTTATTAAAGGACTAGGTTATCCATTATTTGCGTATTCTTTTTTAACATGGGTTATTTACCGTACCCCTAAGAATAGATTGAGTACAGCAGTAGGCTGGTTCTGGATCGCTTACTGTGCAGGGATGATGGTGCTTGGAGCATGGTATTCAAGCTACGCCATAAAATATTTTGGCTATATCAATACATTGTGGACATCCATATTCTGGGCATGTCTTGGTGCATTCTTTGCTTTAATTGTCAATAAAGATAAATTTAAGAAGAAAGAAACTACTAGTGCGAAAGAAACGCTCAATGAGTTATTAAAAGGGATTACTATTGTCAAAAAGAACCCAAGAGTTGCAGCTGGTGGAGTTGTACGTATCATAAATAGTCTTGGAACTTATGGGTTTCCGGTTTTCTTACCTATCCATATGGCTGAGCATGGTATTGAAACAACAGTCTGGTTACAGCTATGGGGTACGATATTCCTTGGAAACATTGTATTTAACCTAGTATTTGGTTTTGTGGGAGATAAATTCGGTTGGAAAAACACCATCATTTGGTTTGGCGGAGTCGGCTGTGCAGTCTTTACTGTCCTTCTTTACTATACTCCGGTTCTAGCAAATGGAAACATCGTCGTCACAAGTATTGTTGGATTTATTTGGGGAGGTTTATTAGCAGGTTACGTTCCTTTAGGAGCCTTAGTACCGACAGTTGCAGGCGAAGACAAAGGTGCTGCCATGTCTATCTTAAATCTTTCAGCAGGTTTATCTTCATTTGTGGCTCCAGCCATCGCTTGGGCGTTTATCGGTTTGGTAGGAGCTCAAGGTGTTGTATGGATTTTCGGACTACTTTATTTAGCAAGTGCGATTATTGTTCACTTTATTCAAGTTCCTGAGGAAGATGAAATGAGAAAAAATACAGCTTCTATTGCGTCTTGA
- a CDS encoding FGGY-family carbohydrate kinase — protein MNKESGYLVFDIGTGNVRVAIVTTSGEVVSIEREDIHYLTETLYPDSRYFLPDTLWEQVIRLAKKVIKNSPTVTIKGITSTSQRQGIVLLDKSGNSFIGLPNIDNRGREWEQDYLERDLIYKTTGRLPSALFSALKLVGLKKRQPALWDRIASFTSISDWITYKLSDVLVYEPSQATETLLYNVREQTWSKEMCEQFDIPFHFLPELKWSGSILGHIIPSLAEELEVNKDVSIIVGGGDSQLAIESTFAKTNDMIIISGTTTPICKMIDEYKGDEEKRAWTNAHTHKNRWLVETNPGITGLNYQKLKNLFYPNESYQQMEYEISQLDLVECVAALGIYLSDEKNASKKGGFIFNAPLAQDLSRAHFVAAALWEIACTIRLHFDQILEVTPFDLPYVWGCGGGFQSEQLAQFIANLLQKELRIPNGFSQASVVGAAVICNQALGQENLISKDYKTIKPDKNHQDNRYSEWLRTQHFFSEMNSTLN, from the coding sequence GTGAATAAAGAATCAGGTTATTTAGTATTTGATATTGGAACAGGAAATGTTAGAGTTGCCATTGTTACCACTTCAGGTGAAGTTGTTAGTATTGAACGGGAAGATATTCACTATCTAACAGAAACCTTGTATCCTGACAGCCGTTACTTCTTACCGGATACACTTTGGGAGCAAGTCATTCGTTTAGCAAAGAAAGTGATAAAAAACTCACCAACTGTAACAATCAAAGGTATTACATCCACTAGTCAACGCCAAGGAATTGTTTTACTAGACAAAAGCGGAAATTCGTTTATTGGGTTACCGAACATTGATAATCGCGGGCGAGAATGGGAACAAGATTACTTAGAACGCGATCTTATCTACAAAACAACAGGCAGATTACCGTCTGCTCTCTTCTCGGCACTAAAGCTTGTAGGATTAAAGAAAAGACAACCCGCTCTATGGGATAGAATTGCATCATTTACTAGCATTAGTGATTGGATTACCTATAAGTTAAGTGATGTTCTAGTTTATGAACCCTCACAGGCGACTGAAACCTTACTTTATAATGTACGGGAACAAACTTGGTCTAAGGAAATGTGTGAGCAATTTGACATTCCATTTCATTTTTTACCTGAATTAAAATGGTCAGGTTCAATTCTTGGTCATATTATTCCTTCCTTGGCAGAGGAATTGGAAGTAAATAAAGATGTTTCTATTATTGTAGGTGGCGGAGATTCCCAATTGGCCATTGAAAGTACTTTTGCAAAAACCAATGACATGATTATCATTTCGGGCACAACCACTCCAATTTGCAAGATGATTGACGAATATAAAGGTGATGAAGAAAAAAGAGCTTGGACAAATGCTCATACTCACAAAAACCGCTGGTTGGTTGAGACAAACCCAGGGATAACTGGCTTGAATTATCAGAAATTGAAAAACTTATTTTATCCAAACGAAAGCTATCAGCAAATGGAATATGAAATATCTCAGCTGGACTTAGTAGAATGCGTGGCAGCGTTAGGAATATATCTCTCAGATGAGAAAAATGCCTCCAAAAAAGGTGGGTTTATATTCAACGCTCCCCTTGCTCAAGATTTATCAAGAGCCCACTTTGTTGCAGCTGCGTTATGGGAAATTGCTTGTACAATCCGCCTCCATTTTGACCAAATTTTAGAGGTCACTCCTTTTGACTTGCCGTATGTATGGGGTTGTGGCGGAGGATTTCAAAGTGAACAATTAGCTCAGTTTATTGCTAATTTACTACAAAAAGAGCTGAGAATTCCTAACGGCTTTAGTCAAGCTTCTGTCGTAGGTGCTGCTGTCATCTGTAACCAAGCACTTGGACAAGAAAATTTGATTTCTAAAGATTATAAAACGATTAAACCTGATAAAAATCATCAAGATAACAGGTATTCAGAATGGTTAAGAACACAACATTTCTTTTCTGAAATGAATAGTACGTTAAACTAA
- a CDS encoding 2-hydroxyacid dehydrogenase — translation MNVLVTAPYNEVGLNELKSLFGNYTYRCWKDQGRAYHEDELISLLKETKAEGLIAELDKVTEKVFESVPELKFVGVCRGMPSNVDVEAASKRGIPVFYTPARNAQAVAEQFIGNLITFYRHTIPSSEWLKQEKWDGDYLQAYVKFKGNEISGKTIGLVGFGAVGRKLANILKAFDCSIQYYDPYVESEDPAYSRVSLEDVFSTSDVVSIHLPRTDETIGMVNENYLGLMKEDAVLVNTSRAVVVERDALVAVLKEGKIRGAILDVFYHEPPDKSDYEIIQLPNVLATPHLAGASFEVEDHHVSIMNQALVKWFNKQAVEIPTLFNRKDLHVKS, via the coding sequence ATGAATGTTTTAGTTACAGCCCCATATAACGAAGTTGGTCTAAATGAGCTGAAGTCACTTTTTGGCAATTATACCTATCGTTGTTGGAAAGATCAGGGAAGGGCCTATCATGAAGATGAATTAATTTCTCTTCTAAAAGAGACAAAGGCTGAAGGATTAATTGCTGAACTTGATAAGGTGACAGAAAAAGTATTTGAAAGTGTACCAGAATTAAAGTTTGTTGGTGTATGCCGTGGAATGCCTTCCAATGTAGATGTTGAAGCTGCTTCCAAACGAGGAATACCTGTGTTTTACACCCCCGCCCGTAATGCACAAGCAGTTGCAGAGCAATTTATTGGCAACCTTATTACTTTTTATAGACATACGATTCCATCAAGTGAGTGGCTGAAACAGGAGAAATGGGACGGTGACTACTTGCAAGCCTATGTAAAATTCAAAGGAAATGAAATTTCCGGAAAAACAATCGGCTTAGTCGGCTTCGGTGCAGTTGGGCGAAAATTAGCTAATATCCTTAAAGCCTTTGACTGTTCCATACAATATTATGATCCTTATGTAGAAAGCGAGGATCCTGCTTATTCCCGCGTTTCTTTGGAAGATGTGTTCTCAACAAGTGATGTTGTTTCTATTCACCTTCCCCGGACAGATGAAACGATCGGGATGGTTAACGAGAATTATCTAGGTCTAATGAAAGAGGATGCAGTGCTCGTGAATACCTCAAGAGCTGTTGTAGTGGAGAGAGACGCACTTGTTGCTGTACTAAAAGAGGGAAAAATTAGAGGAGCTATTTTAGACGTATTTTATCATGAGCCTCCAGATAAAAGTGATTATGAAATCATTCAATTACCAAATGTGTTAGCAACACCTCACCTAGCTGGAGCCAGCTTTGAAGTAGAAGATCACCATGTTTCTATCATGAACCAAGCTCTTGTGAAGTGGTTTAACAAGCAAGCTGTTGAAATCCCAACTTTGTTCAATAGAAAAGACCTGCATGTAAAGTCATAA
- a CDS encoding molybdopterin-containing oxidoreductase family protein: MQRYKEIESGVVPSVCSLDCPDQCGLLIHKKDGKIVKVEGDPNHPVTKGNICNKVRNMGERIYDDKRLKTPLKRIGTKGKGEFVPVTWKEAIETISMKWKKLIAEEGAESILPYSFYGNMGNINAEGMDRRFFHRLGSSQLDRTICSVAGSKGYKYTMGGSYGTDPEDMTETKLFILWGINAVSTNMHQMMIAQKARKNGAKIVVIDVHKNQTGRMADWFIPILPGTDGLLALGIMHILFKEELVNKNFLEQYTVGFKELEEHVKQYNPDMVSSITGVPVEHIYELARMYGDITPSMIRIGNGIQHHDNGGMIVRTIACLPALTGQWLVKGGGALKSNSAFLAHNTTALQRPDLLKKQTRTINMNQLGQALLEIKRPVRSLFVYGSNPAVVAPEATKVREGLARDDLFTVVHDLFLTETAMYADIVLPATSAFENVDFYTSYWHQYIHLHEPVINAYGESKSNTEVFRLLAEAMEFDEPEFKDSDEVLINQALSSTSNQYLEHVTYDELKKTHFIKAKQTNYLLENLKTPSGKIELYSRQMEEDGHPGLPTYIPIQPESRYPFLFIPGPNHNFLNSTFSNNEKHIKLEKSPKLFMNVKDAIERGIKDGDNVRIWNDRGECELAASVGELVLPGVVVSQGLWSDVAGEKHLVNTLTPDRVADMGGGATFFSGRVDVEAVKSYE; encoded by the coding sequence ATGCAAAGATATAAAGAGATTGAAAGTGGTGTTGTTCCGTCCGTTTGTTCTTTGGACTGTCCGGATCAGTGTGGATTACTTATTCATAAAAAAGATGGGAAAATAGTAAAAGTTGAAGGTGATCCTAATCACCCTGTTACAAAAGGGAATATTTGTAACAAAGTGCGAAATATGGGAGAGCGAATTTATGACGATAAAAGGCTTAAGACACCTTTAAAAAGAATTGGAACTAAAGGTAAAGGAGAATTTGTCCCAGTCACCTGGAAGGAAGCAATAGAGACAATTTCCATGAAATGGAAAAAACTAATTGCAGAAGAAGGGGCAGAATCGATCCTTCCTTATAGCTTTTATGGGAATATGGGAAATATTAATGCTGAGGGCATGGATCGTCGCTTTTTTCATCGTCTTGGTTCAAGCCAACTGGATCGAACAATTTGTTCTGTAGCTGGTTCGAAAGGGTATAAATATACAATGGGAGGAAGCTATGGAACTGACCCTGAGGATATGACAGAAACAAAGTTATTCATTCTATGGGGAATTAATGCTGTTAGTACAAATATGCATCAAATGATGATTGCCCAAAAAGCGAGAAAAAATGGAGCAAAGATCGTCGTGATTGATGTACATAAAAACCAAACAGGTAGAATGGCAGATTGGTTTATTCCTATTTTACCTGGAACAGATGGCTTGCTTGCATTAGGAATCATGCATATTCTATTTAAAGAAGAATTAGTGAATAAGAATTTTTTAGAACAATATACAGTTGGATTTAAAGAATTAGAAGAACATGTAAAGCAATATAATCCAGATATGGTGTCGTCAATCACAGGTGTACCTGTAGAACATATTTATGAATTAGCCCGTATGTATGGAGATATTACTCCTTCGATGATCAGAATTGGAAATGGTATACAACACCATGATAATGGTGGAATGATTGTCCGTACTATAGCTTGTTTACCTGCATTAACAGGCCAATGGTTAGTAAAGGGTGGAGGAGCATTAAAGTCTAATTCAGCTTTTCTTGCGCACAATACAACCGCACTTCAACGTCCGGACTTATTGAAAAAACAAACTCGTACTATTAATATGAATCAACTTGGACAAGCACTTCTTGAAATCAAAAGACCGGTTCGGTCATTGTTTGTATATGGAAGTAACCCTGCGGTGGTGGCACCAGAGGCAACCAAAGTTCGCGAAGGGTTGGCAAGAGATGATTTATTTACCGTTGTTCACGATTTGTTTTTAACGGAAACAGCTATGTATGCAGACATTGTTTTACCTGCTACATCTGCTTTTGAAAATGTTGATTTTTACACGTCCTATTGGCATCAATATATTCATCTTCATGAGCCTGTAATTAATGCTTATGGAGAGAGTAAATCAAATACAGAAGTGTTTCGTTTATTAGCTGAAGCAATGGAATTTGATGAGCCGGAATTTAAAGATTCTGATGAAGTATTAATTAATCAAGCATTAAGCAGTACTTCAAATCAATACTTAGAACATGTTACTTATGATGAATTAAAGAAAACACATTTTATAAAGGCTAAGCAAACAAATTATTTACTTGAAAACTTAAAAACACCCAGCGGGAAGATCGAATTATATTCAAGACAAATGGAAGAGGACGGACATCCAGGTTTGCCTACCTACATTCCTATTCAACCAGAAAGTCGTTATCCATTTTTATTTATTCCAGGACCGAACCATAACTTTTTAAATTCAACATTCTCGAATAATGAAAAGCACATTAAGTTAGAAAAATCCCCAAAATTATTTATGAATGTGAAAGATGCGATTGAACGGGGAATTAAAGATGGAGATAACGTTCGAATTTGGAATGATCGCGGCGAATGTGAACTGGCAGCATCTGTTGGAGAGCTGGTGCTACCTGGAGTTGTTGTTAGCCAAGGATTATGGTCAGATGTTGCAGGAGAAAAACACCTCGTAAATACGCTAACTCCAGATCGTGTGGCTGATATGGGTGGTGGAGCTACCTTCTTTTCTGGTCGAGTAGACGTTGAAGCAGTTAAATCTTACGAATAA
- a CDS encoding DUF3892 domain-containing protein — protein MDRFEQVFHQYKNQSNQDEVQAEIAEDMKPNQEKIVAVRKNEDGDLIAFQTESGRQLDYVQALSEAKGGKLAHIDVFHKYGRDILRSEPDGNRDNNLDSLPEF, from the coding sequence ATGGATCGTTTTGAACAAGTTTTTCATCAATACAAAAATCAGTCTAATCAAGATGAAGTACAGGCAGAAATTGCAGAGGATATGAAACCTAATCAAGAGAAAATCGTGGCTGTTAGAAAGAATGAAGATGGAGACTTAATTGCATTTCAGACAGAGTCAGGTAGACAGCTTGATTATGTACAAGCACTCTCAGAAGCAAAGGGCGGCAAACTCGCTCATATTGATGTATTTCATAAGTACGGTCGCGATATTTTAAGAAGTGAACCAGATGGCAACAGGGACAATAATTTAGATTCTCTACCGGAATTCTAA
- a CDS encoding polyamine aminopropyltransferase yields the protein MIEQNIKQSKAIYWASGIVSVCGIIFEVLFGAAGSYLLGDGVKQYTLTISLFLTGMGIGASISEKVTKNLILSFVWIEYLIGIIGGLSTFLLFGVSAFLESGMDAFFLYSITLIVGALTGVELPILIRKANEIGVTLQKSTAKVLFSDYAGGLIGGLLFVYLLRPEFGLVKTAFLVAIINVAIALWILLYFKHEIKTFKRHFSAGVVIFLILIAGIFFGEETAFTFEQKLYRDPIIYTEQSDYQQIILTKEQGDLRLFLDGQLQFSSSDEYRYHETLVHPAMATANRRENVLVLGGGDGLALRELQKYKEVKSMTLVDLDPKVVELGKTNRDVVSLNQEAFEDKRVQVINEDAFQFLKHKKGTLYDVILIDLPDPNNESLNKLYTLEFYQLVRNRLAPGGSIMIQATSPTFATEVYWSINKTIQAANLYTDNLHVDVPSFGDWGFVLAKREEVDLKQADIKAQTKFLTNEVLEGLTSFGKDIDQEILDEKGNQIPLDTNTLTRPTIIEKYEKAWRSY from the coding sequence GTGATTGAACAGAATATCAAACAAAGCAAAGCGATCTATTGGGCTTCAGGGATCGTATCTGTATGTGGAATCATTTTTGAAGTATTATTTGGTGCAGCTGGCTCTTACTTACTTGGTGATGGTGTAAAACAATACACCCTCACCATTTCTCTTTTTTTGACCGGTATGGGCATTGGCGCTTCAATAAGTGAGAAGGTAACAAAGAATTTAATATTGTCATTTGTATGGATTGAATATTTAATCGGTATTATTGGTGGACTTTCAACGTTTTTATTGTTCGGCGTTTCTGCCTTTTTAGAGTCTGGAATGGATGCTTTCTTTCTTTACTCAATTACGTTAATAGTAGGTGCACTAACTGGAGTAGAACTGCCGATCTTAATTAGAAAAGCAAATGAGATTGGTGTCACGTTGCAAAAAAGTACTGCAAAAGTGTTGTTTTCTGATTATGCTGGAGGTCTAATTGGTGGATTACTGTTTGTTTACTTGCTAAGACCGGAATTTGGACTTGTAAAAACAGCTTTTCTTGTAGCCATTATTAATGTTGCCATTGCCTTATGGATTTTACTTTATTTTAAACATGAGATCAAAACGTTTAAACGCCATTTCTCAGCGGGAGTAGTCATTTTCCTTATCCTTATTGCAGGCATTTTTTTTGGTGAAGAAACAGCTTTTACGTTTGAACAAAAACTTTATAGAGATCCGATTATCTATACCGAACAATCCGATTACCAGCAAATCATTTTAACAAAGGAACAAGGAGATTTACGATTATTTCTCGATGGACAGCTTCAATTTAGTTCGAGTGACGAATATCGCTATCACGAAACTCTCGTACACCCTGCAATGGCTACAGCTAACAGGAGAGAAAACGTTCTGGTACTTGGTGGCGGGGATGGTTTAGCTCTAAGAGAGTTACAAAAATATAAAGAAGTAAAATCAATGACTTTGGTTGACCTGGATCCTAAAGTTGTGGAGCTAGGGAAAACAAATCGAGATGTTGTTTCTTTAAACCAAGAGGCATTTGAGGACAAACGTGTTCAAGTTATTAACGAAGATGCTTTCCAGTTTTTAAAACATAAAAAAGGTACCCTATATGATGTCATATTGATTGACTTGCCTGATCCAAATAATGAGTCATTAAACAAGTTATACACTCTTGAGTTCTACCAATTGGTACGAAATCGTTTAGCACCAGGAGGATCAATCATGATACAAGCAACAAGTCCTACCTTCGCAACAGAGGTATACTGGTCCATTAACAAAACGATACAAGCCGCAAATCTTTATACCGATAATTTGCACGTCGATGTTCCAAGCTTCGGTGATTGGGGCTTTGTGTTAGCAAAAAGAGAAGAAGTTGACTTGAAACAAGCTGACATAAAAGCCCAAACGAAATTTTTAACAAATGAAGTATTAGAAGGTTTAACTTCTTTCGGTAAGGACATTGATCAAGAAATACTAGATGAAAAGGGAAATCAAATTCCACTCGATACAAATACCTTGACAAGGCCTACTATTATAGAGAAATACGAAAAAGCTTGGAGAAGTTATTAA